In Lonchura striata isolate bLonStr1 chromosome 11, bLonStr1.mat, whole genome shotgun sequence, the following proteins share a genomic window:
- the C11H15orf61 gene encoding uncharacterized protein C15orf61 homolog — MRAALRRLHGAAVALLLLRGAAAARPAASEVLSQHLRQRRLPHWTSFCVKYSAVRNDQFGLSHFNWPVDGANYLVLRTGCFPFIKYHCSRAAPQDLALQDAFFTALKLLNAGIPTLLYGIGSWFFARVTETVHTSHGPVTIYFLNKEDEGAMY; from the exons AtgcgggcggcgctgcggcGGCTGCACGGCGCGGCcgtggcgctgctgctgctgcggggcgcggccgcggcccggcccgccgcctcTGAGGTGCTGAGCCAGCACCTGCGGCAGCGCCGCCTGCCCCACTGGACCTCGTTCTGCGTCAAGTACAGCGCGGTGCGCAACGACCAGTTCGGCCTCTCGCACTTCAACTGGCCCGTGGACGGCGCCAACTACCTGGTGCTGCGCACCGGCTGCTTCCCCTTCATCAAGTACCACTGCTCCCGCGCCGCGCCGCAGGACCTGGCGCTGCAGGACGCCTTCTTCACCGCCCTCAAGCTGCTCAACGCCG GCATCCCAACTTTACTGTATGGAATTGGCTCCTGGTTCTTTGCCCGTGTCACAGAGACTGTTCACACCAGCCATGGCCCAGTcactatttattttctaaataaagaaGATGAAGGAGCCATGTACTGA